The Campylobacterota bacterium genome includes a window with the following:
- the hypB gene encoding hydrogenase nickel incorporation protein HypB produces the protein MCKDCGCSITDHHHHHHHDEDHRSHEHHHAHETLHHNPQLNDPKTISVITKILDKNDREAQHNREHFDGHGVLAINLMSSPGSGKTTLLEKIAPLSPFKYAVIEGDLETSRDADRLKAAGINAVQIQTGSACHLDAFMVHKALHDLPIAELDVCFVENVGNLVCPASYDVGTHLNVVLVSVPEGEDKIAKYPVMFRSADLVLITKTDLLPYFRYDIEREKAEARKLKPNVDILEVNMNDEASIQKVIEWIEFKRKMRV, from the coding sequence ATGTGCAAAGACTGCGGCTGTTCGATTACCGATCACCACCACCATCATCATCACGACGAAGATCACCGTTCGCATGAACACCACCACGCGCACGAGACGCTGCATCATAACCCCCAGCTCAACGACCCCAAAACGATTTCGGTCATTACGAAAATTCTTGATAAAAACGACCGCGAAGCGCAACACAACCGCGAGCATTTCGACGGGCACGGAGTGCTGGCGATCAACCTGATGAGCTCCCCCGGCAGCGGAAAAACGACCTTGCTGGAAAAAATAGCTCCTCTTTCGCCGTTTAAATACGCGGTGATCGAAGGGGACCTCGAGACGAGCCGCGATGCCGACCGGCTCAAAGCGGCGGGCATCAATGCGGTGCAGATTCAGACGGGGAGCGCATGCCATCTCGATGCGTTCATGGTACACAAGGCGCTCCACGATCTTCCCATCGCGGAGCTGGATGTCTGCTTTGTAGAAAACGTCGGGAACCTGGTCTGTCCCGCGAGCTACGACGTGGGGACGCACCTCAACGTCGTCCTCGTCTCCGTCCCCGAGGGGGAAGACAAAATCGCCAAATATCCGGTGATGTTCCGCAGTGCCGACCTGGTACTGATCACCAAAACCGATCTGCTCCCCTATTTCCGATACGACATCGAGCGTGAAAAAGCCGAAGCGCGCAAATTGAAACCCAATGTCGATATTCTGGAAGTGAACATGAACGACGAGGCTTCGATCCAAAAAGTGATCGAATGGATCGAGTTCAAACGAAAGATGAGAGTCTGA
- a CDS encoding HypC/HybG/HupF family hydrogenase formation chaperone, whose product MCLSIPSKVVRIDPETNTATVDTMGVQRTAGLDLMEEGSVAVGDYVLLHIGFIMNKIDEEDALESLKVYREILEKMDESERRAAIAESDNCPNGGA is encoded by the coding sequence ATGTGTCTTTCCATCCCTTCAAAAGTGGTCAGAATCGACCCCGAAACCAACACGGCTACCGTCGATACGATGGGGGTTCAGCGCACCGCCGGGTTGGATCTGATGGAAGAGGGCTCCGTTGCGGTCGGCGATTACGTCCTGCTGCACATCGGATTTATTATGAACAAGATTGACGAAGAAGACGCCCTTGAATCGCTCAAAGTGTATCGGGAGATTTTGGAAAAAATGGACGAATCCGAAAGGCGTGCCGCAATAGCAGAAAGTGACAATTGCCCTAACGGCGGAGCCTGA
- the hypD gene encoding hydrogenase formation protein HypD has product MGLELKNLYDDFRDADTIKAYAKIIAEDAKKLTHPINIMEVCGGHTHTIMKYGVLQLLPSSIRFVHGPGCPVCIMPKERIDHAYVLSRQPNVILVTLGDMIKVPGSNGSLQDARSKGADVRFVYSPLDCLKIAQENPDKTVIFFAIGFETTTPMTAALLDTVIAQNIPNILLHVNHVTVPAPMRALISDEACIIDAFLGPSHVSVISGSKIYEEFPRDWHKPVVVSGFEPVDVMQSISMIVKQFIEGRCELEVEYKRAVTREGNLKAQALNDKYFRQVDFRWRGLGDIPQSGMGLRDEYDRYNAEKIYDAILPKEEINDHKLCICGDILKGKASPPQCSIFGTACKPSTPVGSCMVSSEGACSAYYKYGNLV; this is encoded by the coding sequence ATGGGGTTGGAACTCAAAAACCTCTATGATGACTTTCGAGATGCCGATACGATAAAAGCATACGCGAAGATCATCGCCGAGGATGCCAAAAAACTGACCCACCCGATCAACATCATGGAGGTGTGCGGCGGGCATACCCACACGATCATGAAATACGGTGTATTGCAACTGCTTCCCTCCAGCATCCGGTTCGTTCACGGCCCGGGGTGTCCCGTGTGCATCATGCCCAAAGAGCGGATCGACCACGCCTATGTCCTCTCTCGGCAACCTAACGTCATACTCGTCACTCTGGGCGATATGATCAAGGTCCCCGGAAGCAACGGAAGCCTCCAAGATGCGCGGAGCAAGGGCGCGGATGTCCGTTTCGTCTACTCGCCTCTGGATTGCTTGAAAATTGCCCAAGAGAACCCCGACAAAACGGTGATCTTCTTTGCCATCGGTTTTGAGACGACGACCCCGATGACCGCCGCGCTGCTCGATACGGTGATCGCTCAAAACATCCCCAACATACTCCTGCACGTCAACCATGTCACGGTACCCGCCCCGATGCGCGCGCTGATCAGCGACGAGGCGTGCATCATCGATGCGTTTTTGGGACCGTCGCACGTGAGCGTTATCAGCGGCAGCAAAATCTACGAAGAGTTCCCGCGTGATTGGCATAAACCCGTCGTCGTGAGTGGATTCGAGCCTGTGGACGTCATGCAATCGATCAGCATGATCGTCAAACAGTTCATCGAGGGGCGATGCGAACTCGAAGTGGAGTACAAACGTGCCGTGACGCGTGAGGGGAACCTCAAAGCCCAAGCGTTGAATGACAAATATTTCCGCCAAGTGGACTTTCGCTGGCGGGGTCTAGGGGACATTCCCCAAAGCGGAATGGGTCTGCGCGACGAGTATGATCGCTACAACGCCGAGAAGATTTACGATGCGATACTGCCCAAAGAGGAGATTAACGATCACAAACTCTGCATCTGCGGCGACATTCTCAAAGGGAAAGCCTCCCCGCCGCAGTGTAGTATCTTTGGCACCGCGTGTAAACCGAGCACCCCTGTGGGAAGCTGTATGGTTAGTTCTGAGGGGGCGTGTTCGGCGTATTATAAATATGGGAATTTGGTATGA